Proteins found in one bacterium genomic segment:
- a CDS encoding terpene cyclase/mutase family protein — MSLVNTAAANLTSSSPLRDSTALQRAVALLINHQTQEGYWWYTLEANEAIGAGVIQMMHFIGDVDKDTEEGLVRRMLSQQLENGSWSLFKNGPSDLSTTIECYFALRLAGRPVDHPVLVKARSFIIANGGLTKMRVFSRFHLALFGLIPWSACPSMPAWLMLLPPSLGVSIYEFSTWARASIVPLLLIGAVKPVRPLPFSLDELYSETREMRLVEGSKVFRFPKPGKTWSLENFFLTCDRLLKFTEKLPFHPGKQRALRKAEQWTRDHIARTEDIYPAMAYGILALSALGYPNSDPTIQKALNGLEKFRYRYRGGRREEPALPGLATSEGGEAPSEYVHQQCCISPNWDTPWAAVALLDAGVPGDHPSILKAARYMISKEVKDFRGDWAVKNPRGPAGGCWSFEFENDFFPDVDDTIEALHLLKRCGLPKEEKEGPTARGLAWLLSMQCDNGGWAAFDKNNVSNWVNEIPFSDHGACLDPPTPDITGRMIELLAGFGYKASDMTVQKALSFLQKTQEPSGAWRGRWGVNFIYGTWCVLQGYAAIGRDLRASDVRKAVRWLESVQNKDGGWGESCLSDARNTYVPLARSTASQTSWAVMALLAAGERDSISVHRGIQWLTSRQTAEGGWDEAEFTGTGFPGHFYIRYHGYRYYFPTLALGKYLRGSGPASL, encoded by the coding sequence ATGTCCCTGGTGAACACGGCGGCCGCGAATCTTACATCGTCCTCTCCCCTTCGAGACTCCACCGCCCTTCAAAGGGCCGTCGCGCTCCTGATCAACCATCAGACCCAGGAAGGCTATTGGTGGTACACCCTGGAGGCCAACGAAGCGATCGGCGCGGGTGTCATTCAGATGATGCATTTCATCGGAGACGTGGACAAGGACACCGAGGAGGGGCTCGTCCGCCGCATGCTCTCACAGCAGCTGGAAAACGGGTCTTGGAGTCTCTTCAAGAACGGCCCCAGCGATCTCTCGACGACGATCGAATGCTATTTCGCGTTGAGGTTGGCGGGGCGGCCCGTCGATCACCCCGTCCTTGTGAAGGCGCGGTCCTTCATTATCGCCAATGGCGGGCTCACGAAGATGCGTGTCTTTTCGCGCTTCCATTTGGCCCTCTTCGGACTGATTCCCTGGAGCGCCTGTCCCTCCATGCCGGCCTGGCTCATGCTCCTGCCGCCCTCCTTGGGCGTCTCCATCTACGAATTTTCCACCTGGGCGCGCGCTTCGATCGTGCCTCTGCTCCTGATCGGCGCCGTCAAGCCGGTCCGCCCCCTGCCCTTTTCGTTGGACGAGCTCTATAGCGAGACCCGGGAAATGCGTCTGGTCGAGGGATCAAAGGTCTTCCGGTTTCCGAAGCCCGGAAAGACCTGGAGCCTCGAGAATTTTTTCCTGACATGCGACAGGCTCCTGAAATTCACCGAAAAACTGCCGTTTCACCCCGGAAAACAACGGGCCTTGCGAAAGGCGGAACAGTGGACGCGCGATCATATCGCGCGCACGGAGGACATCTACCCCGCGATGGCGTACGGCATCCTCGCCCTCTCCGCCCTTGGTTATCCCAATAGTGACCCAACAATTCAAAAGGCCCTTAATGGCCTTGAAAAGTTTCGATACCGATATAGGGGAGGCAGGCGCGAGGAACCGGCTTTGCCGGGCCTCGCGACGTCGGAAGGGGGCGAAGCCCCCTCCGAGTATGTGCATCAACAATGCTGTATCTCCCCGAATTGGGACACCCCCTGGGCGGCCGTGGCCCTGCTGGATGCCGGCGTGCCCGGCGATCATCCCTCCATCCTCAAGGCGGCCCGCTACATGATCTCCAAGGAGGTGAAGGATTTCCGCGGCGACTGGGCGGTCAAGAATCCCAGGGGCCCCGCCGGGGGCTGCTGGTCCTTCGAGTTCGAGAACGACTTTTTTCCCGACGTCGACGATACGATCGAGGCGCTCCATCTCTTGAAACGGTGCGGGCTTCCGAAGGAAGAAAAGGAAGGTCCGACCGCCCGCGGGCTCGCCTGGCTGCTGTCCATGCAATGCGACAACGGGGGATGGGCGGCCTTCGACAAGAATAACGTCTCCAACTGGGTGAACGAAATCCCCTTCTCGGATCACGGGGCCTGTTTGGATCCGCCGACCCCCGACATCACCGGCCGCATGATCGAGCTCCTGGCGGGTTTCGGTTACAAGGCATCGGACATGACCGTCCAAAAAGCCCTCTCGTTTCTTCAGAAAACCCAGGAACCGAGCGGGGCCTGGAGGGGTCGCTGGGGGGTCAACTTCATCTACGGAACTTGGTGCGTCCTGCAGGGGTACGCGGCCATCGGTCGTGACCTGCGCGCGTCGGATGTCCGCAAGGCGGTGAGGTGGCTGGAATCCGTTCAGAACAAGGACGGCGGCTGGGGGGAATCGTGCCTGTCGGACGCCCGCAATACCTACGTCCCCCTGGCCCGTTCCACGGCCTCACAGACGTCCTGGGCGGTGATGGCCCTGCTCGCAGCCGGGGAACGCGATTCGATCTCGGTGCATCGTGGGATTCAGTGGCTCACGTCGCGGCAGACGGCCGAGGGGGGCTGGGACGAAGCGGAGTTCACCGGCACCGGATTTCCGGGGCATTTCTACATCCGCTATCACGGCTACCGTTATTATTTTCCGACCCTGGCGTTGGGGAAGTACCTTCGCGGAAGCGGCCCCGCTTCCCTCTAG
- a CDS encoding SRPBCC family protein, with amino-acid sequence MPGASTSIVMDVPAKTIYEVVTDFESYPEFLPDVKKAVVAKKGKNLQADFEISVIKTIHYSLAFSLVPHKKVTWTFVKGDLFKDNQGEWTFEELKKGQTKVTYNIAVDFGLFVPSMITNKLVGHNLPTMMKRFKERAESLS; translated from the coding sequence ATGCCTGGAGCTTCTACATCAATCGTCATGGACGTACCGGCGAAGACGATCTACGAGGTCGTCACGGACTTCGAGAGCTATCCCGAGTTCCTGCCCGACGTGAAGAAGGCCGTGGTGGCCAAGAAGGGCAAGAATCTCCAGGCAGACTTCGAGATCTCGGTCATCAAGACCATCCATTACTCCCTGGCATTTTCGCTGGTCCCGCACAAGAAGGTCACCTGGACCTTCGTCAAGGGCGATCTCTTCAAGGACAACCAGGGCGAGTGGACCTTTGAGGAGTTGAAGAAGGGGCAGACCAAGGTGACCTACAATATCGCCGTCGATTTCGGCCTTTTTGTCCCTTCAATGATCACCAACAAGCTGGTGGGACACAATCTTCCCACGATGATGAAACGGTTCAAGGAGCGGGCGGAGAGCCTGTCTTAG
- the glpX gene encoding class II fructose-bisphosphatase yields MDRNLALEMVRVTEAAALAAARLMGRGDNHAADQAAVDAMRRTLNSIQFEGTVVIGEGERDEAPMLYIGEKVGTGNGPKADIALDPLEGTTLTAKGEPNALAVIAIAESGKFLHAPDTYMDKIAVGPLAKGVIDITKGPTWNLKEIAKAKECEVPDLTVIILERPRHEGLINECRASGARIRLIPDGDVSAAIATCWKESGIDVLMGVGGAPEGVIAAAGIRCLGGDMQGVLKPRNQDEIERAEKMGIVDINRVYGLEDLASGQDVMFAATGVTNGDFLKGTRFFGGGAETHSVVMRARSGTIRRITSVHHFAKKPTY; encoded by the coding sequence ATGGACAGAAACCTGGCTCTTGAAATGGTGAGGGTCACGGAAGCGGCGGCGCTGGCCGCGGCGCGTCTCATGGGGCGCGGCGACAACCACGCTGCGGACCAGGCGGCCGTTGACGCCATGCGCCGGACGCTCAACTCCATCCAGTTCGAGGGGACCGTCGTCATCGGCGAGGGGGAGAGGGACGAGGCCCCCATGCTCTATATCGGCGAGAAGGTGGGGACCGGCAACGGTCCCAAGGCGGACATTGCCTTGGATCCCCTGGAAGGCACGACGCTCACCGCCAAGGGCGAACCCAACGCCCTCGCGGTCATCGCGATCGCCGAATCCGGAAAATTCCTGCACGCGCCCGACACCTACATGGACAAGATCGCCGTCGGCCCCCTGGCCAAGGGTGTGATCGACATCACGAAAGGCCCCACCTGGAATTTGAAGGAGATCGCCAAGGCCAAGGAGTGCGAGGTCCCGGACCTGACGGTCATCATTTTGGAGAGGCCCCGCCACGAGGGCCTGATCAACGAGTGCCGCGCATCGGGGGCCCGGATCCGGCTGATTCCCGACGGAGACGTCTCCGCAGCCATCGCCACCTGCTGGAAGGAGAGCGGCATCGACGTCCTCATGGGCGTCGGCGGGGCTCCCGAGGGCGTCATCGCGGCTGCCGGCATCCGCTGCCTCGGCGGCGATATGCAAGGGGTGCTGAAGCCCCGCAATCAGGACGAGATCGAGCGCGCCGAGAAGATGGGCATCGTGGACATAAACCGGGTCTACGGACTCGAGGACCTGGCCAGCGGCCAGGACGTCATGTTTGCCGCGACCGGGGTCACCAACGGGGATTTTCTTAAGGGGACGCGTTTCTTCGGCGGCGGTGCCGAGACGCACTCGGTGGTGATGCGGGCGCGCAGCGGGACGATCCGGCGCATCACGTCGGTTCATCATTTCGCCAAGAAACCAACGTACTAG
- a CDS encoding integration host factor subunit beta, with protein sequence MTKSQLVQQLINQASHISQKDMSLIVDTVFESMIKALGDGDRIELRGFGTFEVRVREPRQGRNPKSGSKVSLGVRKVPFFKAGKELKEMINHPRKANARGLASGESDEITD encoded by the coding sequence ATGACTAAGAGCCAATTGGTTCAACAACTCATCAACCAAGCGTCCCACATTTCCCAAAAAGACATGAGCCTCATTGTCGACACGGTCTTTGAGAGCATGATCAAGGCCCTGGGAGACGGCGACCGGATCGAACTGAGGGGGTTCGGGACCTTCGAGGTCCGCGTGCGCGAGCCGCGTCAGGGGCGCAATCCCAAGTCCGGCTCGAAGGTGTCCCTGGGCGTCCGGAAGGTGCCCTTCTTCAAGGCAGGCAAAGAGCTGAAAGAGATGATCAATCATCCCAGGAAAGCGAACGCAAGAGGCTTAGCCTCTGGAGAGAGCGATGAAATCACGGATTAA
- the sppA gene encoding signal peptide peptidase SppA, with amino-acid sequence MADRKWVYVTLSAFLLLGASFFFFLGSVFSLFGRAHKHEKGNIAVVEVLGGIFDAKPVTEELRDLKKDDHAKAVVLRVDSPGGSVAASQEIFEAVKSVKDAKPVVVSMGTVAASGGYYIAAPASRIVSNAGTITGSIGVRMDLMNVEDLLGWARLKAVTLKSGALKDVGSPTRPMTPEEREYLEGILKAMHAQFKTAVAENRGIAAGDVDALADGRVFTGEEALKLKLVDELGSLDRAVKVAAELAGLKEEPEPYYPEKESEDFLKYLVEGAVDRVFDRAASLMLEKFRFDY; translated from the coding sequence GTGGCTGATCGTAAGTGGGTGTATGTGACGCTCAGCGCCTTTCTGCTTCTGGGCGCCTCCTTCTTCTTTTTTCTGGGGTCCGTTTTCTCCTTGTTCGGGAGGGCCCACAAGCACGAGAAAGGCAATATCGCCGTCGTTGAGGTCCTGGGCGGGATCTTCGACGCGAAACCCGTGACGGAGGAGCTCCGCGACCTGAAAAAGGACGACCACGCCAAGGCCGTCGTCCTCCGAGTGGACTCCCCCGGGGGCAGCGTGGCGGCTTCCCAGGAGATTTTCGAGGCGGTGAAATCGGTCAAGGACGCCAAGCCCGTGGTGGTCTCGATGGGCACGGTGGCCGCGTCGGGTGGCTATTACATCGCCGCGCCGGCCAGCCGCATCGTCTCCAACGCCGGGACGATCACGGGGAGCATCGGCGTCCGGATGGACCTCATGAACGTGGAGGATCTCCTGGGCTGGGCGCGCCTCAAGGCGGTGACGCTCAAGAGCGGGGCCTTGAAGGACGTGGGCTCGCCCACCCGGCCCATGACGCCGGAGGAGCGGGAGTACCTGGAGGGGATCCTCAAGGCCATGCACGCGCAGTTCAAGACGGCCGTGGCGGAAAACCGGGGGATTGCGGCGGGGGACGTGGATGCCTTGGCCGACGGCCGCGTCTTCACGGGCGAAGAGGCCTTGAAGCTCAAGCTCGTGGACGAGCTGGGATCCTTGGACCGGGCGGTGAAGGTCGCCGCGGAACTGGCGGGGCTGAAGGAAGAGCCGGAACCCTACTACCCGGAGAAGGAGTCCGAGGATTTTCTCAAGTATCTCGTGGAGGGCGCCGTCGACCGCGTGTTCGACCGCGCGGCGTCCCTGATGTTGGAAAAATTTCGTTTCGATTATTAG